One part of the Candidatus Aquiluna sp. UB-MaderosW2red genome encodes these proteins:
- a CDS encoding D-alanine--D-alanine ligase family protein has protein sequence MKLKIALIYGGKSSEHSVSCVTAVGVKSAIDLERYELIEIGITPAGKFVLETINPEWQLADFPKVSSLSPEVIMPLGGGELRLSSGELLGKIDLAFPLLHGPNGEDGSIQGLLQLCQIPCVGNGVLASAVAMDKSKAKAVFRDAGIQVSEHVVISRGDFFKDPKTCLASAAGFSQFPVFVKPSRSGSSVGVSKVHELSELKVAIELALSHDESALVEECIVGREIECSVLEYPNGELEVSLAGEIVVTTREFYDYEAKYLGGGADLEVPTNLSAQQLSELHELAIKAFRSLGCSGLARTDFFLTATGFILTEVNTMPGFTPISMYPALFEVSGVSYQKLVATLLETGLAKGSSAI, from the coding sequence ATGAAGCTAAAAATTGCTCTTATATACGGTGGAAAATCCTCCGAACACAGCGTGTCATGTGTGACGGCGGTGGGCGTTAAGTCGGCTATCGATCTCGAGCGGTATGAGCTGATTGAAATAGGCATTACCCCGGCGGGTAAATTTGTTTTAGAGACAATTAATCCCGAATGGCAGCTGGCTGATTTTCCAAAGGTTTCGAGCCTAAGCCCAGAAGTGATAATGCCCCTTGGCGGTGGCGAACTTAGGTTGAGCTCCGGTGAGCTGCTGGGCAAAATTGATCTGGCTTTTCCTTTGCTACACGGTCCAAACGGTGAGGACGGCTCAATTCAAGGTCTTTTGCAACTTTGCCAAATCCCTTGCGTCGGTAATGGGGTCTTGGCTTCTGCGGTTGCAATGGATAAGTCCAAGGCCAAGGCGGTTTTTCGCGATGCGGGCATTCAGGTGTCTGAGCATGTGGTGATTTCTCGAGGGGATTTTTTCAAGGATCCAAAAACTTGCCTGGCATCGGCTGCTGGGTTTAGCCAATTTCCAGTTTTTGTAAAGCCGAGCCGATCAGGTTCCTCGGTGGGGGTCTCCAAGGTGCACGAGCTCTCCGAGCTAAAGGTGGCCATCGAGTTAGCGCTTAGTCACGATGAATCCGCCTTAGTCGAAGAGTGCATCGTTGGTAGAGAGATTGAATGCTCCGTGCTGGAGTATCCAAATGGCGAACTCGAGGTTTCTTTGGCGGGCGAAATCGTGGTCACCACTAGGGAGTTCTACGATTATGAAGCCAAGTATTTAGGTGGCGGGGCGGATCTTGAGGTTCCCACCAACCTCAGTGCCCAGCAGCTTTCTGAGCTCCACGAACTGGCCATCAAGGCCTTTCGCTCGCTGGGCTGTTCTGGCCTGGCTAGAACAGATTTCTTTCTAACTGCCACAGGTTTTATATTGACCGAGGTGAATACGATGCCGGGTTTCACTCCGATTTCGATGTATCCAGCGCTATTTGAGGTCAGTGGGGTCAGCTACCAAAAGCTTGTGGCCACCCTGCTGGAAACTGGTTTGGCTAAGGGCTCTAGCGCTATCTAG
- a CDS encoding NAD(P)H-dependent glycerol-3-phosphate dehydrogenase, with amino-acid sequence MSRIVVMGSGSWGTTIAKVIADGGTKVTLWSRRQAVADEINLEHTNNKYLPGIELPANLFATTDLSIALGEAEQIYFAVPAQTLRQNLTEWNSFIPGSATLISLIKGLEQGSGLRMSQVMTEVTGFPGDQLAVISGPNLALEIARSEPAASVCACDNSERAEEVARVCSSEYFTVFTNNDVVGTELGGVLKNLIAVAIGIVNGLGYGQNTKASIMTRGLAEIMRLAVDHGARRRTMFGLAGLGDLIATSESALSRNFRAGEMLGQGFSKSEVLEKMEQTAEGLSSLQPVLEMSKARGIEMPIVQQVSDVLEGRMDPKDFGRQLNLADAIEVEA; translated from the coding sequence GTGAGCCGCATAGTAGTTATGGGTTCGGGCAGCTGGGGAACCACGATTGCCAAAGTTATTGCCGATGGCGGAACTAAAGTGACGCTTTGGTCAAGGCGTCAAGCGGTAGCCGATGAGATAAACCTCGAGCATACAAACAATAAATATCTACCAGGCATCGAGTTGCCCGCCAATCTTTTTGCCACCACTGATTTATCCATTGCCCTAGGCGAGGCCGAGCAAATCTATTTCGCAGTGCCAGCACAAACTCTTCGGCAGAATCTCACTGAGTGGAATTCATTTATTCCAGGATCAGCAACTTTGATTTCGCTAATAAAAGGCTTAGAGCAGGGCAGTGGTTTGCGGATGTCTCAGGTGATGACTGAGGTAACCGGTTTTCCAGGCGATCAGCTGGCCGTGATTTCGGGCCCAAACTTGGCTCTGGAGATTGCCAGGTCAGAGCCTGCGGCCTCGGTTTGCGCCTGTGATAATTCTGAGCGGGCTGAAGAGGTGGCAAGAGTCTGCTCGAGCGAGTACTTCACAGTTTTCACCAATAATGACGTGGTGGGTACTGAGCTCGGCGGTGTTCTAAAGAACTTAATTGCCGTGGCTATCGGTATCGTGAACGGTTTGGGCTATGGCCAAAACACCAAGGCATCGATTATGACCCGAGGCCTTGCCGAGATCATGCGCCTCGCGGTGGATCATGGAGCCAGAAGGCGCACCATGTTTGGCTTGGCAGGACTCGGGGATCTAATCGCCACCTCCGAGTCGGCTTTGTCTAGAAATTTCAGGGCTGGTGAAATGCTTGGTCAGGGTTTTTCGAAGAGCGAAGTTTTGGAAAAGATGGAACAGACCGCCGAGGGGCTCAGTTCCCTCCAGCCGGTTCTGGAGATGTCAAAGGCTCGTGGAATTGAGATGCCAATCGTGCAGCAGGTAAGCGATGTGCTTGAGGGCAGGATGGATCCAAAAGACTTCGGTAGGCAACTAAATCTTGCCGACGCCATCGAGGTAGAGGCCTAA
- a CDS encoding 1-acyl-sn-glycerol-3-phosphate acyltransferase — protein MTNANMPKVSQKENALAFKVTAFLIGAVLRLMFRIKTTGLENLPKGGYILVGNHVSYLDPFSFAYSVYYHMKRTPHYFAKESLFRIPILGKLLPKVGQIPISRSGGNSNEEPLRAAKDFLLAGQVVVVFPEGTLTRDPDLWPMRGKPGAIRMAIELGVPIVPVGQWGVQKVLGNYGKKFRPNPFHIVQVKIGKPLTFEHMNQEGLGTKEVTVAAGEVMREVAKIVGELRGETPPEKLWDPTTKGQTEIGNFRKRK, from the coding sequence ATGACAAATGCCAACATGCCCAAGGTTTCGCAAAAGGAAAACGCGCTTGCTTTTAAGGTAACCGCTTTTTTGATTGGCGCCGTCTTGCGGCTAATGTTTCGAATCAAGACAACCGGTTTAGAGAACCTTCCAAAGGGTGGCTACATTTTGGTGGGCAATCATGTGAGCTATCTAGACCCCTTTTCTTTTGCTTACTCGGTTTACTACCACATGAAAAGAACCCCGCATTATTTTGCCAAGGAGTCTCTGTTTAGGATTCCCATCCTCGGCAAACTTCTGCCAAAAGTGGGTCAGATACCAATTTCTAGGTCCGGTGGAAATTCAAACGAGGAGCCACTTCGTGCCGCCAAGGACTTCCTGCTAGCCGGTCAGGTCGTTGTGGTTTTCCCCGAGGGCACGCTAACGCGCGATCCCGACTTATGGCCGATGCGCGGCAAGCCAGGAGCGATTCGGATGGCGATTGAGCTGGGGGTTCCAATTGTCCCGGTTGGCCAGTGGGGCGTGCAAAAGGTGCTTGGAAACTATGGCAAGAAGTTCCGACCCAATCCTTTTCATATTGTGCAGGTCAAAATCGGCAAGCCATTGACCTTTGAGCACATGAATCAGGAGGGTCTGGGCACCAAAGAGGTCACAGTCGCAGCCGGCGAGGTAATGCGGGAGGTCGCCAAGATTGTTGGCGAGCTCAGGGGCGAGACACCCCCCGAGAAGCTTTGGGATCCGACCACCAAGGGCCAAACCGAGATCGGTAACTTTAGGAAACGCAAGTGA
- the murA gene encoding UDP-N-acetylglucosamine 1-carboxyvinyltransferase: MSQITINGGKPLIGRVDLKGAKNLVTKAMVAALLGETKSILLDVPNISDVEVVARLLELHGVKVEHDPFTGNMTLDPSNVEQARIVDIDTHAGSSRIPILFCGPLLHRLGEAFIPGLGGCEIGDRPVDFHFDVLRSFGAVIEKLSTGTRLSAPDGLRGARISLPYPSVGATEQVLLTATIAEGVTELTGAAIEPEIIDLISILQKMGAVISVDTDRVIRIEGVKKLKGFTHRALFDRNEAASWAAAALATEGDIFVGGASQVEMMTFLNIYRKVGGQFEIEDDGIRFYHPGSPLQPVVIQTDVHPGFMTDWQQPLVVALTQAQGLSIVHETVYENRFGFTDALNQMGAKIQIYRECLGGNPCRFGQRNFNHSAVVSGPTPLHAADIRVPDLRGGFSHVVAALAAEGTSNVSNVQLISRGYERFITKLGDLGADFEFKA; this comes from the coding sequence TTGAGCCAGATCACCATCAATGGGGGCAAGCCGCTTATTGGTCGCGTAGACCTGAAGGGCGCCAAAAATCTTGTCACCAAAGCTATGGTTGCGGCCTTATTGGGTGAGACCAAATCGATTCTTCTAGATGTTCCAAACATTTCTGATGTCGAGGTTGTAGCCAGGCTTTTAGAACTGCATGGCGTAAAGGTGGAGCACGACCCATTCACGGGCAATATGACCCTTGATCCATCCAATGTCGAGCAGGCTCGGATCGTCGATATTGACACTCACGCCGGATCTTCAAGAATTCCAATTTTGTTTTGTGGCCCGCTCCTGCATCGCCTCGGCGAGGCCTTCATTCCGGGTCTTGGCGGCTGCGAGATTGGCGATCGCCCAGTGGATTTCCACTTTGACGTGTTGCGCAGTTTCGGCGCGGTGATTGAGAAGCTTTCTACCGGAACCAGGCTTAGCGCTCCCGACGGACTCCGCGGAGCAAGAATCTCTTTGCCATATCCTTCGGTGGGAGCAACCGAGCAGGTTTTGCTCACCGCGACCATTGCCGAGGGTGTCACCGAGCTCACCGGAGCCGCAATTGAGCCTGAAATCATCGACCTGATTAGCATCTTGCAAAAGATGGGTGCGGTGATATCGGTAGATACCGATCGAGTAATTCGGATTGAAGGAGTGAAAAAGCTCAAGGGCTTTACTCACCGGGCTCTTTTCGATCGTAATGAGGCTGCCTCCTGGGCGGCTGCGGCGCTTGCCACCGAGGGGGACATATTTGTGGGGGGCGCATCTCAGGTCGAGATGATGACCTTTTTGAATATCTACCGCAAGGTGGGTGGGCAGTTCGAGATCGAAGATGATGGCATCCGCTTCTACCACCCCGGGTCACCACTTCAGCCGGTTGTAATTCAGACCGATGTTCACCCGGGGTTTATGACCGACTGGCAGCAGCCGCTAGTGGTTGCATTAACCCAAGCGCAGGGGCTGTCAATCGTTCACGAGACCGTTTACGAGAACCGTTTTGGCTTTACGGACGCCTTGAACCAAATGGGCGCCAAGATTCAAATTTATCGCGAATGTCTTGGTGGCAACCCTTGCCGTTTTGGACAACGCAACTTCAATCACTCCGCGGTCGTTTCGGGCCCAACTCCACTTCATGCAGCGGATATAAGGGTTCCCGATCTGCGCGGTGGGTTTAGCCACGTTGTCGCTGCCCTAGCGGCCGAGGGAACCTCTAACGTCAGCAACGTCCAGCTAATCTCTCGCGGTTACGAGCGTTTTATCACCAAGCTCGGAGACCTCGGAGCGGACTTCGAGTTCAAGGCCTAA
- the leuD gene encoding 3-isopropylmalate dehydratase small subunit: MEKITVFEGLAAPLQRSNVDTDQIIPAVYLKRITKTGFEDGLFATWRQDPEFVLNQPQFQGAQVLFTGPDFGTGSSREHAVWALKDFGFKAVFAAKFADIFSGNSGKQGLIAGVVKDSDIEAIWAKIKANPGIIAKVDLPNQLVSVGDLQVGFGIDEYTKWRLTEGLDDIGITLQNEAAILAYEAKRESWKPKTLPAKGV; this comes from the coding sequence ATGGAGAAGATAACGGTATTTGAGGGCCTCGCTGCGCCTTTACAAAGAAGCAATGTTGACACCGACCAAATCATCCCGGCGGTGTATCTCAAGCGCATCACTAAGACCGGTTTCGAAGATGGCCTTTTCGCAACTTGGCGTCAAGACCCGGAGTTTGTGTTGAATCAGCCCCAGTTCCAGGGCGCCCAAGTTTTGTTTACTGGGCCCGATTTTGGAACTGGTTCTTCTCGAGAGCACGCTGTTTGGGCACTGAAGGACTTTGGTTTCAAGGCTGTATTCGCAGCTAAGTTTGCGGATATCTTTTCAGGCAATTCAGGCAAGCAGGGCCTGATTGCCGGCGTTGTGAAAGATTCGGATATCGAGGCTATCTGGGCCAAGATAAAAGCAAATCCGGGGATTATTGCCAAGGTGGACCTGCCCAATCAATTAGTTTCGGTGGGGGATCTGCAAGTGGGTTTTGGGATAGACGAATACACTAAGTGGCGTCTTACAGAAGGCTTAGATGATATCGGCATCACGTTGCAAAACGAGGCTGCTATCTTGGCTTATGAGGCAAAAAGAGAGTCTTGGAAACCCAAGACCTTGCCAGCCAAAGGAGTCTGA
- the leuC gene encoding 3-isopropylmalate dehydratase large subunit, translating to MSTNTLTLAQKLWNDHLVVKGKNGAPDLLYIDLHLIHEVTSPQAFDGLRLAGRDMRRKDLTIATEDHNTPTENIHLPIADPTSKLQVQALRDNTKEFGVRIHSLGDANQGIVHVVGPQLGLTMPGMTIVCGDSHTSTHGAFGSLAMGIGTSEVEHVMATQTLPLQPFKTMAINVEGTLRPGVGAKDIILAVIAKISTGGGQGYVLEYRGSAIRSLSMEGRMTICNMSIEAGARAGMVAPDEITYEYLKGRPHAPEGLEWDKAIKYWETLKTDDDAVFEAEVFIDADNLDPFVTWGTNPGQGVSLLDSVPYPKDILDPNERSAAERALEYMDLKAGTPMKDIVVNTVFLGSCTNGRIEDLRAAAEVIKGKTKATGIRMLVVPGSQKVKLQAEEEGLDQVFIDFGAEWRFAGCSMCLGMNPDQLGSGERAASTSNRNFEGRQGKGARTHLVSPVVAAATAIRGTLSSPSDLE from the coding sequence ATGTCAACCAACACCCTGACTCTGGCGCAGAAGCTCTGGAATGACCATTTAGTAGTCAAGGGAAAAAATGGTGCTCCAGATCTTTTATACATTGATCTCCACCTAATCCACGAGGTCACAAGCCCCCAGGCTTTTGACGGCCTAAGACTTGCTGGTCGCGATATGCGACGTAAAGATTTGACAATTGCAACCGAAGACCACAACACACCAACCGAGAACATTCACCTGCCCATTGCGGACCCCACTTCAAAACTCCAGGTCCAGGCGCTGCGCGACAACACCAAGGAGTTTGGTGTCAGAATTCACTCACTCGGGGATGCGAACCAGGGCATTGTTCACGTGGTTGGACCTCAGCTCGGGCTCACAATGCCCGGAATGACTATTGTTTGCGGCGACTCGCACACCTCAACACATGGCGCTTTTGGCTCACTAGCGATGGGTATCGGCACCAGCGAGGTTGAGCACGTGATGGCAACCCAGACCTTGCCGCTGCAGCCCTTTAAGACCATGGCAATAAACGTGGAGGGGACATTGCGACCCGGGGTTGGCGCAAAGGACATTATCTTGGCGGTAATTGCCAAGATCTCCACCGGCGGCGGCCAAGGCTATGTCTTGGAATACCGCGGAAGTGCAATTCGTTCGCTTTCGATGGAAGGCCGCATGACAATTTGCAATATGTCAATTGAAGCCGGGGCAAGAGCCGGCATGGTGGCTCCCGATGAAATTACCTACGAATACCTCAAGGGTCGCCCGCATGCACCTGAGGGTCTCGAGTGGGACAAGGCAATCAAGTATTGGGAGACCCTCAAAACTGATGACGATGCGGTTTTTGAAGCCGAAGTGTTTATTGATGCCGATAATTTAGACCCATTTGTTACTTGGGGAACAAACCCCGGCCAGGGTGTCTCGCTGCTGGACAGCGTCCCATACCCCAAAGATATTTTGGATCCCAACGAGCGCTCAGCAGCCGAAAGAGCCTTGGAGTATATGGACCTAAAGGCCGGAACTCCGATGAAGGACATCGTCGTGAACACGGTGTTTTTGGGTTCTTGCACCAACGGCAGAATCGAGGATTTGCGAGCTGCGGCCGAGGTAATCAAGGGTAAAACCAAGGCCACCGGCATTCGGATGCTGGTTGTTCCTGGTTCGCAAAAAGTCAAGCTGCAGGCTGAGGAAGAAGGCCTGGATCAGGTATTCATAGACTTTGGTGCCGAATGGCGTTTTGCCGGTTGTTCAATGTGTCTGGGCATGAATCCGGATCAGCTTGGTTCGGGGGAGCGAGCGGCATCTACCTCAAACCGAAACTTTGAGGGCAGACAGGGTAAAGGAGCCAGAACCCACCTGGTGTCTCCAGTTGTAGCCGCTGCTACCGCAATTCGTGGAACACTTTCTAGCCCATCGGATTTGGAGTAG
- a CDS encoding MFS transporter, translating to MTHYTQEQLIALQKKTVKRLALGQALGGFGLGSTLSVGALMAVELSGSAAWSGAAATLSTLGAALSAIPLANLAAQRGRRVALGVGAFLAILGASGMILAAGLRSFPIEIIALVFLGAGSAVGLQARFAATDIPTGQPKGRDLSLVVWATTLGAVIGPNLIAPGEAMGLAIGMPHLAGPFVFTILAQTLSTSVFWFGLKPDPLLVAREVAGLTGKKQRHGMKSAIEVLRVIPMAGYAVLTIALSHMVMVSVMSMTPAHLSAEGHSLAEVGFTISLHIAGMYAFAPVFGYITDKLGAKRTIVLGQMIFLISLAVAGFGQYSFNAVLIGLFLLGLGWSASTVAGSALLSEVLSTEQRPRVQGFSDSLMSFSGAFGGAISGVILTVYTFGGLNAAALLPVVMIVLATSFSRRWSA from the coding sequence GTGACCCATTACACCCAAGAACAACTAATTGCGCTTCAGAAAAAAACAGTAAAAAGACTTGCACTTGGTCAGGCTTTGGGAGGCTTTGGGCTCGGCTCCACCCTGTCAGTTGGAGCCCTCATGGCAGTCGAACTCTCCGGCTCAGCAGCCTGGTCGGGGGCCGCTGCGACTCTTAGCACCCTGGGAGCAGCCCTTAGCGCAATCCCGCTGGCAAACCTGGCGGCTCAAAGAGGCAGGCGGGTTGCACTCGGTGTTGGCGCATTCTTGGCAATTCTTGGAGCCTCAGGGATGATTCTCGCGGCAGGGCTGAGATCTTTCCCGATCGAAATCATTGCGCTGGTCTTTTTAGGCGCCGGTTCTGCTGTTGGCCTGCAAGCAAGATTTGCCGCCACCGACATCCCAACCGGCCAACCCAAGGGTAGGGATCTGTCACTGGTGGTTTGGGCCACTACGCTCGGGGCAGTAATTGGGCCAAACCTGATTGCCCCCGGTGAGGCCATGGGGCTTGCAATTGGCATGCCCCACCTAGCAGGGCCATTTGTGTTTACGATTTTAGCGCAGACCCTCTCCACATCAGTTTTCTGGTTTGGGCTAAAACCCGACCCGCTCTTAGTTGCAAGAGAGGTGGCCGGCCTCACCGGTAAAAAACAACGCCACGGCATGAAATCGGCTATCGAAGTTCTCAGAGTGATTCCCATGGCAGGCTACGCAGTTCTCACAATAGCCCTGAGCCACATGGTGATGGTCTCGGTGATGTCCATGACCCCGGCTCACCTTTCAGCCGAGGGGCACTCACTGGCCGAGGTTGGCTTCACTATCTCACTGCACATCGCTGGGATGTATGCCTTTGCCCCGGTGTTCGGATACATCACCGACAAACTCGGCGCCAAGCGAACCATCGTTTTGGGGCAAATGATATTTCTCATCTCACTGGCGGTGGCTGGGTTCGGCCAATACAGCTTCAACGCCGTGCTGATCGGCTTGTTCTTATTGGGCCTTGGCTGGTCCGCCTCCACGGTCGCCGGCAGCGCCCTTTTGAGCGAGGTGTTGAGCACCGAGCAAAGACCAAGGGTTCAGGGCTTTAGCGACTCGCTCATGAGCTTCTCAGGGGCTTTTGGTGGCGCCATCTCCGGGGTAATCCTCACCGTCTACACCTTCGGTGGTCTCAACGCAGCAGCCCTATTGCCAGTGGTAATGATCGTGCTGGCAACCAGCTTCTCGAGGCGCTGGAGCGCCTAG
- a CDS encoding DivIVA domain-containing protein: MRKSWERDFSFLSFDIYNLQMVDTPKKAFSSSVAGYSRAEVDAHVSSLMLELEKLETYNGMAMREQNALREKITELQESLKLAKSPGYAQVGAQFEQTLRLAETEAARLINDASREAMKLRDQARADLENSRNQFEEETAANLARAEKEAKLQLSQAKRRSIEILEEAEVELNRATKERTSLEKQANVIRSEADNYAAQIKAELQTEVEKIQNANARLVKRNADLDAEITRKLDDGEKQALEIFRSVENEAQQIQEQAERNLKDATNEASSLVENAEQTLLNARVEADRIFNDAKEMALNIMEDSKTRAERLAIRSLDLTRDAIVEAEYRLAKLPMQQAALEEFISETEGLLTPEQQVMLSRRQSMKRLAEAQAIEPEVIPLED; this comes from the coding sequence ATGAGAAAATCTTGGGAGCGGGATTTCTCATTTCTGAGCTTCGACATTTATAATCTTCAGATGGTGGACACTCCAAAAAAAGCATTCTCATCCTCTGTAGCTGGCTATAGCCGTGCAGAGGTTGACGCGCATGTTTCCAGCTTGATGCTGGAGCTTGAGAAGCTAGAAACCTATAACGGAATGGCGATGCGAGAGCAAAATGCTCTTCGTGAGAAAATCACCGAACTCCAAGAGTCGCTAAAACTTGCCAAATCCCCCGGCTACGCCCAGGTTGGTGCTCAGTTTGAGCAAACCCTGAGGCTTGCAGAGACCGAAGCAGCCAGGCTAATTAACGATGCCAGCCGTGAGGCAATGAAACTTCGCGATCAGGCTCGAGCGGATCTAGAAAATTCGCGCAATCAGTTCGAAGAAGAAACCGCAGCAAATCTGGCCCGGGCCGAAAAAGAAGCCAAACTCCAGCTCTCTCAGGCCAAAAGGCGTTCAATTGAAATTCTTGAAGAGGCTGAAGTCGAGCTAAATCGCGCAACCAAGGAGCGCACCTCGCTAGAAAAGCAGGCAAACGTTATTCGGTCTGAGGCAGACAACTACGCTGCTCAAATTAAAGCTGAATTGCAAACCGAAGTTGAAAAGATTCAGAACGCAAATGCCAGGCTGGTCAAGCGCAATGCGGATCTGGATGCCGAAATTACTCGCAAACTCGACGACGGTGAAAAACAAGCACTTGAGATATTCCGCAGTGTTGAAAACGAGGCCCAGCAGATTCAAGAACAGGCTGAGCGGAACCTAAAGGACGCCACCAACGAGGCCAGCTCGCTGGTCGAAAATGCCGAGCAAACCTTGCTAAATGCGAGGGTCGAAGCTGATCGAATTTTCAATGACGCTAAAGAGATGGCGTTGAACATCATGGAGGATTCCAAGACTCGTGCCGAGCGGCTTGCAATCAGATCCCTCGATCTAACTCGGGACGCCATAGTTGAAGCCGAGTACCGCTTAGCAAAGCTTCCGATGCAGCAGGCTGCACTTGAAGAATTCATATCTGAGACCGAAGGGTTATTGACTCCTGAGCAACAGGTTATGCTGTCTAGAAGGCAGTCGATGAAGAGACTGGCCGAGGCGCAGGCGATTGAACCTGAGGTAATCCCCTTAGAAGATTAG
- a CDS encoding diacylglycerol kinase family protein: MKPLGVLVNPEANRGKGELAGERVFEILAKSGIAAINLSAESALLAQDKSQLAITHQEISGVIAVGGDGTIQLGANICIPNQLPLGIVPAGSGNDISRELDIERGNIEAAMQNILSSIENPRRVDAMRVTTEHREFWSMGSISAGFDALCTERANRLSWPKGPNSYIAALLLELPSFKSITYQLEVDGEQREIEAMLCGVANVKNFGGGMRISPQSDFTDGELEVFILHKVSRPRLLKIFPSVYKGGHLKYPEVEIFKAKSIRVSNSGFPMTCDGEIVGKAPFSVQVHPGALALYSR; this comes from the coding sequence ATGAAGCCGTTAGGTGTATTGGTAAATCCAGAGGCTAACCGGGGTAAAGGTGAGCTTGCTGGTGAAAGAGTATTTGAGATCCTTGCTAAATCTGGAATTGCCGCCATCAATCTTTCGGCCGAATCGGCTTTGTTGGCGCAGGATAAATCCCAGCTCGCCATCACGCATCAGGAAATTTCGGGGGTAATCGCAGTTGGGGGAGATGGCACCATTCAACTTGGTGCAAATATCTGTATTCCCAACCAGTTGCCGCTTGGAATTGTGCCTGCCGGTAGCGGCAACGACATTTCTAGAGAGCTGGACATCGAGCGCGGGAATATCGAAGCCGCGATGCAGAACATACTTTCAAGCATCGAGAATCCTCGGAGAGTTGACGCGATGCGGGTCACAACCGAGCATCGAGAGTTTTGGTCGATGGGCTCAATCTCTGCGGGTTTTGATGCACTCTGCACGGAACGTGCTAATCGGCTCAGCTGGCCGAAAGGGCCAAACAGCTATATCGCAGCACTTTTGCTTGAGCTCCCAAGCTTCAAGTCGATTACTTACCAACTCGAGGTGGATGGCGAGCAGCGCGAAATCGAGGCGATGCTGTGCGGGGTGGCGAACGTAAAGAACTTTGGTGGGGGAATGCGAATCTCACCGCAATCTGATTTCACTGATGGTGAGCTCGAGGTCTTTATTTTGCATAAGGTCTCCCGCCCCAGACTCTTGAAGATCTTCCCCAGCGTCTATAAGGGAGGGCACCTGAAATACCCCGAGGTCGAGATTTTCAAAGCGAAGTCAATCAGAGTTTCCAATAGTGGTTTTCCGATGACTTGCGATGGTGAAATAGTTGGTAAAGCGCCATTCAGCGTTCAAGTTCACCCCGGCGCTTTGGCTCTGTATAGCCGATAG
- a CDS encoding MBL fold metallo-hydrolase, whose translation MKITKHEHAYLDIEIRDQHLLIDPGIYTVDFGVQKNVAAISLSHIHDDHSYLPHLEKILQQNPEAKLFGPREVVEKLSGLEVQPVYHGDSFSVGPFTLEFFGDLHQEIHRSIPIVQNVGVLVNDALYYPGDSYTQPEYQVELLAMPASGPWLRISDVIDYVSAVKAKRVFPTHNALLNNNGHALQNARIKEVTESNGGEFRYLDIGESWQL comes from the coding sequence ATGAAAATCACTAAACACGAACACGCGTATCTGGATATTGAAATTAGAGACCAGCACCTATTGATTGACCCGGGCATCTACACGGTGGATTTTGGGGTGCAAAAAAATGTCGCTGCAATCTCTCTGAGTCATATTCACGATGACCACAGCTACCTGCCCCACCTCGAAAAGATCTTGCAGCAAAACCCTGAAGCAAAACTATTTGGGCCAAGAGAAGTGGTGGAGAAACTTAGCGGCCTAGAGGTTCAGCCGGTCTATCACGGTGACAGCTTTTCTGTCGGACCCTTCACCCTAGAGTTTTTCGGAGATCTTCACCAAGAGATTCACCGAAGCATTCCGATTGTTCAGAATGTTGGGGTGCTTGTGAATGACGCTCTTTATTACCCCGGAGATAGTTACACGCAACCCGAATACCAGGTCGAACTTTTAGCAATGCCCGCTTCTGGTCCTTGGCTCAGGATCTCAGATGTGATTGATTATGTGAGCGCGGTAAAAGCAAAGCGAGTATTCCCCACTCATAATGCGCTTCTAAACAACAATGGTCACGCTCTGCAAAATGCTCGCATCAAAGAAGTGACCGAATCAAATGGTGGTGAGTTTAGATATCTAGATATCGGCGAAAGCTGGCAGCTCTAA